Proteins encoded together in one Impatiens glandulifera chromosome 1, dImpGla2.1, whole genome shotgun sequence window:
- the LOC124914190 gene encoding CBL-interacting serine/threonine-protein kinase 14-like: MAIKDTIEDSGDVFPTESTLFGKYELGKLLGYGAFAKVYHAREILTGKSVAIKAINKQRLLKSGLTDQIKREVSIMRKLRHPHIVRLFEVLATKKKIYFVMEFAKGGELFTKLSKGRFSEELSRKYFHQLITAISYCHSHGVFHRDLKPENLLLDENWNLKVTDFGLSAVKEEQIHSDGLLHTLCGTPAYVAPEILAKNGYDGGKIDIWSCGVILFVLNAGYLPFNESNLMVLYKKIYNGDYRCPKWMSFDLKRLISRLLDTNPCSRITLNEIINDNWFRKGFKNVKFDELSVCDGGGDCDSDGNKFLNAFDIISYSSGIELSSLFGKLEEKATFERFVSKMAADAIIAEIEIVAIEEGLIVKGKKEFKVKVEGRDGKLIVAVEIHRLTEELVMVEVQRRENEGESESDIWKKKIKDRLVYKLDELVDG, encoded by the coding sequence ATGGCGATCAAGGACACAATTGAAGATTCCGGCGATGTTTTTCCGACGGAATCAACTTTATTCGGTAAATACGAGCTAGGAAAGCTTCTAGGATACGGTGCATTCGCAAAAGTATATCACGCAAGAGAAATTCTCACCGGAAAAAGCGTCGCCATTAAAGCAATCAACAAACAAAGACTTCTCAAAAGCGGTTTAACAGATCAAATTAAACGTGAAGTTTCAATAATGCGTAAGTTACGTCATCCACACATCGTTCGTCTCTTCGAAGTTCTCGCTACAAAGAAGAAGATCTACTTCGTAATGGAATTCGCTAAAGGAGGTGAACTCTTTACTAAACTCTCCAAAGGCCGATTCAGCGAAGAATTAAGCCGTAAGTATTTCCATCAATTGATAACCGCTATAAGTTATTGTCATTCCCATGGCGTATTTCATCGAGATCTGAAACCTGAAAACCTCCTCCTCGATGAGAATTGGAATCTGAAAGTGACTGATTTCGGTTTAAGTGCGGTTAAGGAAGAACAGATTCATTCAGATGGACTTCTTCATACACTTTGTGGTACACCAGCTTATGTAGCACCGGAGATTCTTGCTAAGAATGGATATGATGGAGGTAAGATTGATATATGGTCTTGTGGAGTGATTTTGTTCGTTCTAAACGCGGGTTATCTTCCGTTTAACGAATCTAATTTGATGGTTTTGTATAAGAAGATCTATAATGGCGATTATCGATGTCCAAAATGGATGTCATTCGATTTGAAACGACTAATTTCTCGTCTTCTTGATACAAATCCATGTAGTAGGATAACTCTGAACGAGATTATCAATGATAATTGGTTTAGAAAAGGTTTTAAGAATGTTAAATTTGATGAATTGAGCGTTTGCGATGGCGGTGGCGATTGTGATAGCGATGGGAATAAGTTTTTGAACGCGTTTGATATCATTTCGTATTCGTCTGGGATTGAATTGTCGAGTTTGTTTGGTAAATTGGAAGAGAAGGCTACGTTTGAGCGTTTTGTGTCGAAGATGGCGGCGGATGCGATAATCGCGGAGATTGAGATTGTGGCGATTGAGGAGGGTTTGATTGTTAAGGGTAAGAAGGAATTTAAGGTGAAAGTGGAAGGGCGGGATGGTAAATTGATTGTGGCGGTTGAGATTCATAGGTTGACGGAGGAATTGGTTATGGTTGAAGTTCAAAGGAGGGAAAATGAAGGTGAAAGTGAAAGTGATATTTGGAAAAAGAAGATTAAAGATAGACTTGTTTATAAATTGGATGAACTTGTTGATGGTTAA